The Mesorhizobium loti DNA segment GCACGATGTGGGTCGGAGAGTCCATCACCGGCAGGCCGGCCGCCGACAGGATCTGCTTGGTCCGCGCTGCCTGCTGCTGCTGGGCGTCACGCTCGGCCTGCGAGCGCTTGAGATGGCGGATCGAGGTGGTGGCCGCGGCGGCGATCGCCGGCGGCAGCGCCGTGGTGAAGATGAAGCCCGGCGCATAGGAGCGCACCGCGTCGATCACGGCACTGGTGCCGGTGATATAGCCGCCCAGCGTGCCGAACGCCTTGGCGAGCGTGCCTTCGATGATGTCGATGCGGTCGGCCAGGCCCTCGCGCTCGGTGATGCCACCGCCGCGCGGTCCGTACATGCCCACCGCATGGACCTCGTCGATATAGGTCATGGCATTGTAGCGCTCGGCGAGTTCGACGATCTCCCGGATCGGCGCGATGTCGCCATCCATCGAATAGACGCTTTCGAAGACGATCAGCTTGGCGCGTTCGCGCCCCGCCGCCTGCAACAGGCTTTCCAGATGCGCGACGTCATTGTGGCGGAAGATCTTCTTCTCGGCGCCCGAGCGCCGCACGCCTTCGATCATCGAAGCGTGGTTCAACTCATCCGAGATGATCAGGCAATTGGGCAGAAGCCGCGCAATGGTCGAGATCGAGGCTTCGTTGGAGACGAAACCGGAGGTGAAGACCAGGGCGGCGTCCTTGCCGTGCAGGTCGGCAAGCTCATGCTCGAGCTCGACCAACGGGTTGGACGTGCCGGAAATGTTGCGTGTGCCGCCGGCGCCCGACCCCATCTTGCCTGCCGCTTCCTGGAACGCGGCGATGACATCGGGGTGCTGGCCCATCCCGAGATAGTCGTTGGAGCACCAGACGGTGATTTCCTCGGCGCGGCCATTAGAACGCCAGATGGCGCGCGGAAACTTGCCCGCGATGCGCTCGAGGTCGGCGAAGACACGATAGCGACGCTCCGCATGGAGCTGGTCGATCGCTTCTTCGAAGAACCGCCGGTAGTTCATGTCAAAGTCTCCTGAGGGAACGGAATGGCCGCGACACCTCGTCGAAGCTCGTGGCATCACCTTTGTGCTTGGCGGGCAGGCTCGCATTGAGCCAGGTCAATTCATTGATGTGTTCGATAGCTCGTCTCAAGAGGATCGCGGTGCTTGGGCACGCTTTTGCGATCGGCGGATTGGAGTAGGTTCATCCGGTGGATGATCCGCTCGCCATTGAGGGTTTGTCGTGTGCCTCCTGCACACGGCTGTACCCATAGCGACCCAGCACAACGAGATCGGCGGCTATAGTGCTTGCCAGTTGAAGGGCCGCTTCAGAAGCCTCTCCAAGGCGCCGATCCAGTATTTCCGAGCGGGCTTTGGCGCCGTGGCGCCCAAGGAAGAGCTTGACGTCGGCCACATTCTCGCGCGGTGCCAGCTCTGCATCGCGCACGGTTGCAATGAGCACATCACGAGCGCCAACGAGCAGGGGCAGGGCGTCGACGACCACGTGTCTCGTCGTCGTCGATGATTTGAACTTTTCGCCAGCCGTCTGCGCGGTGACGCAGATCGCGTACTCGCGGTTCCTGCGTTCCGGCGATGCGGGCTTCTTCATGAGCCGCCATGCTCGGGCAGACGCTAACTGTGCGGCTCGATGGGTGTGCTAACCCTAAATCATCGCGAACAGCACTTGGCGGCCGCGAAAAATGATTCAAATCAAAGCGTATCACGAGCCCTTCATTCACGATGGCTCGATGTGGAATCCGATCGCAAGCGCCCCATATGGCCGCAGCCTCGAACTGGCCGTCATCGATGAAGACGGCCCGCACACGCTCGTATTTCCGTGTGAAAAAGCGCGAGAAGGCTGGAAGGCCGCCACGACTGGTGCTCGCGTCGACATCCGTCCGACCCATTGGCGTGACTGGGAGCCAGGCAGCAAGCAGGCGGATTCGCGTCCTGTTTCGTCCTAATGTTTGGAGTCGGCAATCAACGCCATTCGCACGAGATGCGACAGGCTGCCGGCGCGCATCTTGCTCATGACATTCGCACGATGGATTTCGACCGTTCGTGGGCTTATCCCAAGGTCATAGGCAATTGTCTTGTTCGGCAAGCCCGAGACCAGACCGTCAAGCACCTGCCGCTCGCGCTCCGAAAGGCTGGACAGGCTCTTGTGAATCTCCGAGGCTTGCGGGTGGGCGACAGTCGAATGACTACGATTATCCAGGGCCAGGCGGATTGCATCGATGAGGATTTGATCGTCGAAGGGCTTCTCAATGAAATCGGCAGCTCCCTCTTTCATCGCCTGAACAGCCAGCGCAACATCGGCGTGACCCGTCATGACGATCACGGGGACAGTCTGTCCGCGCGCTCTCAGCTGCCGCAGAAATTCAATACCATCGATGCCTGGCATGCGCACGTCGGTAAGGATGCAGCCTTCAATATCTTTCGTCGCCGTGGCCAAAAAGGCCGTGGCCGACTCGTGCAGGCGCACGGCAAAGTCAGCCGTTGCGAGAAGAAATCCCAGCGACTTTCGAACGTCGACGTCGTCGTCGACCACGTGCACGACTTCATTGCTTGCCATTGGCGACCTCATCCTTCTCGACAATGCGC contains these protein-coding regions:
- a CDS encoding 5-aminolevulinate synthase, giving the protein MNYRRFFEEAIDQLHAERRYRVFADLERIAGKFPRAIWRSNGRAEEITVWCSNDYLGMGQHPDVIAAFQEAAGKMGSGAGGTRNISGTSNPLVELEHELADLHGKDAALVFTSGFVSNEASISTIARLLPNCLIISDELNHASMIEGVRRSGAEKKIFRHNDVAHLESLLQAAGRERAKLIVFESVYSMDGDIAPIREIVELAERYNAMTYIDEVHAVGMYGPRGGGITEREGLADRIDIIEGTLAKAFGTLGGYITGTSAVIDAVRSYAPGFIFTTALPPAIAAAATTSIRHLKRSQAERDAQQQQAARTKQILSAAGLPVMDSPTHIVPVLVGDPELCKMASDRLLGVHGIYIQPINYPTVPRGTERLRITPTPFHSDALIAGLQDALVETWDALGIPHGSAGRPAVAKSDRIVPLVMAKAGG
- a CDS encoding response regulator receiver — its product is MASNEVVHVVDDDVDVRKSLGFLLATADFAVRLHESATAFLATATKDIEGCILTDVRMPGIDGIEFLRQLRARGQTVPVIVMTGHADVALAVQAMKEGAADFIEKPFDDQILIDAIRLALDNRSHSTVAHPQASEIHKSLSSLSERERQVLDGLVSGLPNKTIAYDLGISPRTVEIHRANVMSKMRAGSLSHLVRMALIADSKH